A region of the Candidatus Obscuribacterales bacterium genome:
AAGGGCGTCGAAATCTCGACCTTGCAAGGGGCGGATAGAGATACTCTGCGGGTGAGGAGATGCTGAAGTCATGAAAACTTGACATCCAGAGGGTGTGCTATATCCCTAGTCTACAGTGTCCAACTTCAGACGACGGGAAAAAGACGAGATTTGCAGCAATTCTCCCCGTTGAAATCAGCAACTCCAATACCAGATGTCATTTTCTAGATCAAGGCAGCAAGACACCAAGTTGACTCATGGTTGCATCTTCTCCAGCAGCCTGGATCTGAGAGCCGCAGGTCTAGGATTTAACTGGCATTGCTCCGTTGATGCTAGGCTTGGCGGTGGCACATTGTCGATATTGCTGTGGCTGATTCGAAGAAACCAACACGTTCATTTGCCAGAATTGCTGGCATTGTGGCGGCTGCCACACTCATTAGTAAGATCTTTGGTCTGTTTCGTCAACAGGCGATCGCTGCTGCGTTTGGGGTTGGTGCAGCCGTTGATGCCTACAACTTTGCCTACGTTATCCCTGGCTTTTTACTCGTGCTGCTGGGGGGCATCAATGGCCCATTCCATAGTGCCATTGTCAGTGTCTTAGCCAAACGCCGGGCTGAAGATGAAGACATCGCTCCCCTGGTGGAAACCATTACGACCTTAATCGGTGGCGTGTTGCTGCTGGTGACGATTGGGCTGATTATTTGGGCTGCTCCGTTGATT
Encoded here:
- a CDS encoding lipid II flippase MurJ gives rise to the protein MADSKKPTRSFARIAGIVAAATLISKIFGLFRQQAIAAAFGVGAAVDAYNFAYVIPGFLLVLLGGINGPFHSAIVSVLAKRRAEDEDIAPLVETITTLIGGVLLLVTIGLIIWAAPLI